A genomic stretch from Ureibacillus composti includes:
- the accC gene encoding acetyl-CoA carboxylase biotin carboxylase subunit: protein MKKVLIANRGEIAVRIIRACKELGIETVAVYSEADAEALHVKLADEAYCIGPKLSKDSYLSFPAVLGVAQKTGVDGIHPGYGFLAENAAFAEACENAGIKFIGPSSDAIKIMGIKDVARSTMEEAGVPLVPGTGIVPDIETGKQWAATIGYPVIIKATAGGGGKGIRVARTEEDLVKGIEITQKEAAAAFGNPGVYLEKFIEYFRHCEIQVLADSFGNVVHLGERDCTVQRRMQKLVEEAPSPALSSERRAEMGAAAVKAAQACNYEGAGTIEFIYDYQADKFYFMEMNTRIQVEHPVTELITGVDLVQQQLKIASGEKLPFTQDDIKINGWAIECRINAENAFKNFMPSAGKVTNYIAPGGNGVRIDSAVYPGYTIPPYYDSMVAKLIVHADTREEAIAKMNRALGEFFIEGVHTTIPFHEALMNNEVFISGDFNTKFLEENDILNVKGNETVVAK, encoded by the coding sequence ATGAAAAAAGTATTGATAGCAAACCGTGGTGAAATTGCTGTACGTATTATTCGTGCTTGTAAAGAACTAGGTATTGAAACTGTTGCAGTTTATTCGGAAGCTGATGCTGAAGCACTTCACGTAAAATTAGCAGATGAAGCATATTGTATCGGACCTAAATTATCGAAAGACTCATATTTAAGTTTTCCAGCAGTATTAGGAGTAGCACAAAAAACTGGTGTCGATGGAATTCATCCAGGATACGGCTTCCTTGCAGAAAATGCTGCATTTGCAGAAGCATGTGAAAATGCAGGAATTAAATTTATCGGCCCATCATCTGATGCCATTAAAATTATGGGTATTAAGGACGTCGCACGTTCTACGATGGAAGAAGCTGGAGTGCCTCTTGTTCCGGGTACAGGTATCGTTCCGGATATTGAAACAGGTAAACAATGGGCTGCAACAATTGGCTACCCTGTTATTATCAAAGCTACTGCAGGCGGTGGCGGTAAAGGAATCCGTGTTGCTCGTACGGAAGAAGATCTTGTTAAAGGAATTGAAATTACGCAAAAAGAGGCTGCTGCAGCATTCGGTAACCCTGGCGTATATTTAGAAAAATTCATCGAATACTTCCGTCACTGTGAAATTCAAGTACTAGCAGATTCATTTGGTAATGTGGTTCATCTAGGTGAACGTGATTGTACTGTACAACGACGTATGCAAAAATTAGTTGAAGAAGCTCCATCACCAGCACTTTCTTCTGAAAGACGTGCAGAAATGGGTGCAGCGGCAGTTAAAGCAGCACAAGCTTGTAATTATGAAGGTGCTGGAACAATTGAATTTATTTATGACTATCAAGCTGATAAGTTCTATTTCATGGAAATGAACACACGTATTCAAGTAGAACACCCAGTAACGGAACTGATTACAGGTGTTGACCTTGTTCAACAACAATTAAAAATTGCTTCAGGTGAAAAATTACCATTCACTCAAGATGATATTAAAATTAATGGTTGGGCAATTGAATGTCGTATTAATGCTGAAAATGCATTTAAAAACTTCATGCCTTCGGCTGGTAAAGTAACAAACTACATTGCTCCAGGTGGAAATGGCGTACGTATTGATTCGGCAGTATATCCTGGATATACGATCCCGCCTTATTATGATTCAATGGTAGCTAAATTAATTGTTCATGCGGATACTCGTGAAGAAGCAATTGCTAAAATGAATCGTGCGTTAGGTGAATTCTTTATTGAAGGTGTTCATACAACAATTCCATTCCATGAAGCATTAATGAATAACGAAGTATTTATTTCGGGTGACTTTAATACAAAATTCTTAGAAGAAAACGATATTTTAAATGTTAAAGGAAACGAAACAGTCGTAGCAAAATAA
- the aroQ gene encoding type II 3-dehydroquinate dehydratase produces the protein MKLLVLNGPNLNRLGKREPEIYGKETLEDIKSRLVLLAEQFSSTVDFRQSNHEGELIDWIHEAEDTGVNGIVFNPGAYTHTSVALRDAIAAVNVPVIEVHISNIHKRESFRHKSLLAAECIGQISGLGTFGYELALRKFLEH, from the coding sequence ATGAAATTACTAGTGCTAAATGGACCGAATTTAAATCGATTAGGTAAACGTGAACCTGAAATTTATGGAAAGGAAACATTAGAGGATATTAAATCAAGGCTAGTGCTGCTAGCAGAACAATTTAGCTCTACTGTTGATTTTCGACAATCCAATCATGAAGGGGAACTAATAGATTGGATCCATGAAGCAGAAGATACAGGGGTAAACGGAATTGTCTTTAATCCTGGAGCTTATACGCATACAAGTGTTGCACTTCGAGACGCCATTGCAGCAGTAAATGTGCCGGTTATTGAAGTGCACATTTCTAACATACATAAACGAGAGAGCTTCCGTCATAAATCATTATTGGCGGCTGAATGTATTGGACAAATTAGTGGCCTTGGAACTTTTGGGTACGAACTTGCATTAAGAAAATTTTTAGAACATTAG
- a CDS encoding SpoIIIAH-like family protein: MKVKRRTVWLLTLLSLAAVISVYYVFEPNRDVDLLTVFTDGTLEETSLSGVEEEVASTTPTYSESHLFEEMRMEVSNERSQLREQLTQKIASEDYTAEEKNEAFNEMNQLIELESSEAMLEMLIESLGYSDALVRVEDDKALVSVLTDEISKQQANEIIYIVKSEIEDVSEVTVKPESNHY; this comes from the coding sequence ATGAAAGTAAAAAGAAGAACAGTATGGCTATTAACGCTATTAAGCTTAGCTGCCGTGATTTCAGTGTATTATGTATTTGAACCAAATCGTGATGTGGATCTGTTAACGGTGTTCACAGATGGCACATTAGAGGAAACATCATTATCAGGGGTAGAAGAAGAGGTAGCAAGTACAACACCAACATATTCCGAAAGCCATTTATTCGAAGAAATGAGAATGGAAGTTAGCAATGAGCGTAGCCAATTACGTGAACAATTAACACAAAAAATTGCATCTGAAGACTATACAGCTGAAGAGAAAAATGAAGCATTTAATGAAATGAATCAATTAATTGAACTTGAATCTTCTGAAGCAATGCTTGAAATGTTAATCGAATCATTAGGTTACTCAGATGCTTTAGTGAGAGTAGAAGATGATAAAGCATTAGTATCAGTTTTAACAGATGAAATTTCAAAGCAACAAGCAAATGAAATCATTTACATTGTAAAATCAGAGATTGAAGATGTGAGTGAAGTAACGGTTAAACCTGAATCAAACCATTACTAA
- the efp gene encoding elongation factor P produces MISVNDFRTGLTVLIDGQLYRVMDFQHVKPGKGAAFVRSKLRNLRNGNVQEKTFRAGEKVEKAQIDNRKMQYLYAQGDSHVFMDMESYEQTELASAQIEDELKYLLENMEVYIQSYQGEMLGIELPNTVTLVVTETEPGIKGDTASGGSKPATLETGLVVQVPFFVNEGDKLIINTSDGSYVSRG; encoded by the coding sequence ATGATTTCAGTAAACGACTTCCGTACAGGCCTTACAGTTTTAATTGATGGCCAATTATACCGTGTAATGGATTTCCAACACGTTAAACCAGGTAAAGGGGCTGCATTTGTACGCTCAAAATTACGTAACTTACGTAATGGAAACGTTCAAGAAAAAACTTTCCGTGCTGGAGAAAAGGTAGAAAAAGCTCAAATTGATAACCGTAAAATGCAATACTTATATGCTCAAGGTGATTCGCATGTATTTATGGACATGGAATCTTATGAGCAAACAGAACTTGCAAGTGCACAAATTGAAGATGAATTAAAATATCTTCTTGAAAACATGGAAGTTTACATTCAGTCATATCAAGGTGAAATGTTAGGTATCGAATTACCAAACACTGTAACTCTTGTAGTAACAGAAACAGAACCAGGAATTAAAGGAGATACTGCTTCTGGTGGATCTAAACCAGCAACGCTTGAAACTGGATTAGTTGTTCAGGTTCCATTCTTCGTAAACGAAGGCGATAAATTAATTATTAATACAAGTGATGGTTCATACGTATCACGTGGATAA
- a CDS encoding stage III sporulation protein AE: MNVINDVLSIFTDPLKIAGQSIILIVTYTIVFLIIEAFAPKFKKWADVLFIVVLLLTLGQTVMDSFSLMGQLAGIFSDFFMALYPVLASLLVILNAVFSFVAWSPIIFFIFQALIFLCKNILIPAITISLILDFCTRFIQEMSFSKASDLIRGSVMTLITATLLAMMTVLSFTGVAFFTIDRTIATPAKKVIEQTIPIVGSLIVEGFSIFQKYQSTATTVAGFSAMTAFWLAAFYPAGKLLIHAMTFKFLAAIVEPFTSGSVSGLIDDVGKSLLVLCAVALLLGIAFVFIWLLLMVIMQLGVGKTF; this comes from the coding sequence ATGAATGTGATTAACGATGTATTATCTATTTTTACAGACCCATTAAAAATTGCTGGACAATCTATCATCTTGATTGTCACCTATACAATCGTCTTCTTGATCATAGAAGCGTTTGCTCCAAAATTTAAAAAATGGGCTGATGTACTGTTTATTGTTGTCCTCTTGCTAACGCTTGGACAAACTGTCATGGATTCGTTTTCACTTATGGGGCAATTGGCTGGTATTTTTTCAGACTTCTTTATGGCTCTTTACCCAGTATTAGCGTCCTTGTTAGTTATTTTAAATGCTGTTTTTTCCTTTGTAGCATGGAGTCCAATCATTTTTTTTATTTTTCAAGCTCTCATTTTTTTATGTAAAAACATCTTGATACCTGCCATAACGATTTCTTTAATTCTTGACTTTTGTACTAGGTTTATTCAAGAAATGTCCTTTTCGAAGGCATCTGATTTAATTCGTGGTTCAGTAATGACACTCATAACAGCTACACTACTTGCAATGATGACTGTTTTATCTTTTACTGGAGTTGCTTTTTTTACAATTGATCGAACGATAGCAACTCCCGCTAAAAAAGTGATTGAACAAACGATTCCAATTGTTGGATCACTTATTGTGGAAGGATTCTCTATTTTTCAAAAATATCAATCTACTGCAACAACTGTCGCTGGATTTAGTGCAATGACTGCCTTTTGGCTTGCAGCATTTTATCCGGCAGGTAAATTACTAATTCACGCAATGACTTTTAAATTTCTAGCTGCGATTGTAGAACCATTTACAAGCGGATCAGTAAGTGGGCTAATTGATGATGTTGGAAAATCTCTATTAGTCCTATGTGCTGTTGCTTTATTGCTTGGAATTGCCTTTGTTTTTATTTGGCTATTGTTAATGGTTATTATGCAGCTTGGGGTGGGGAAAACCTTTTGA
- a CDS encoding anti sigma factor C-terminal domain-containing protein, which translates to MNDFSDDLFDEKKIKKAVRRGKLKTIITVIIISIVVFVVLNIANSAISAHYSQKAFKQWDAYVRLSMPNGYISETVDSRGLLGGISNYEISKDFKIKPVVIERKQYSFGLVPSVLISRGSGGRIGITGEDWQFGYKENGWREMMFFHPNVSYQKYKDDEELIERMQGDKIYEVALSFDQPYKPSELFIQLPEMTWFWIDTYSNEQLNEFQQEAKENDWSSTFISEKDALGFSINTPYISTHDLEGEYEHFLELLQMSISPNHQKAFNKMKDIKLEDVEILGVVVYGTKDELEEILENPKIKASSLGGVIENY; encoded by the coding sequence ATGAATGATTTTTCAGATGATCTTTTTGATGAAAAGAAGATCAAGAAAGCAGTAAGAAGAGGGAAATTGAAGACAATCATTACCGTTATTATTATTTCTATCGTGGTATTCGTAGTTTTAAACATAGCTAATTCTGCAATTTCAGCACACTATAGTCAAAAGGCATTTAAGCAGTGGGATGCTTATGTCCGTCTAAGCATGCCAAACGGTTACATAAGTGAAACCGTAGATTCAAGAGGTTTATTAGGTGGAATAAGCAACTATGAAATTTCGAAAGACTTTAAAATCAAACCGGTCGTTATCGAACGAAAACAATACTCATTTGGTCTAGTTCCATCTGTTTTAATATCTAGAGGCTCAGGTGGCAGAATAGGTATTACAGGTGAAGATTGGCAATTTGGCTATAAAGAAAATGGTTGGCGAGAAATGATGTTTTTCCATCCGAATGTATCCTATCAAAAATATAAAGATGATGAAGAACTGATTGAGCGTATGCAAGGGGATAAAATTTATGAAGTGGCACTTTCCTTTGATCAGCCTTACAAACCCAGTGAACTTTTCATACAACTTCCCGAAATGACATGGTTTTGGATAGACACTTATAGTAATGAACAATTAAACGAGTTTCAACAAGAGGCAAAAGAAAACGATTGGTCTTCAACATTTATTAGTGAAAAAGATGCACTAGGCTTCTCAATAAACACGCCTTATATTTCAACTCATGATTTAGAAGGTGAGTATGAACACTTTTTAGAATTACTGCAAATGAGTATTTCCCCCAATCACCAAAAAGCTTTTAACAAGATGAAAGATATTAAGTTAGAGGATGTAGAAATATTAGGGGTGGTCGTTTATGGAACGAAGGATGAATTAGAAGAAATCCTTGAGAATCCTAAGATTAAAGCTTCTTCACTTGGAGGAGTCATTGAAAATTATTAG
- a CDS encoding Xaa-Pro peptidase family protein, whose product MIKLEKLRKEMINLNIDGLLITNEFNRRYMTDFTGTAGVAIVSKDDAVFITDFRYTEQAKKQVKDFRIIQHEGVLAKEVAKQTEQLRIKTIGFEKDTMTYGMFETYKSLLKADLIPVSGVIEKIRLIKTEQEINIIKVACEIADHAFTHILGFIKPGLTELEVSNELEFFMRKQGATASSFDTIVASGVRSALPHGVATDKVIEKGDLVTLDFGALYNGYVSDITRTIAVGEPSDQLKEMYDIVLQSQLLAVEQVGPGMTGIQADSIARDYLTSKGYGEAFGHSTGHGIGLEVHEGPALSFRSDTLLQPNMVVTVEPGIYLPGIGGVRIEDDIVITETGNEKLTHSKKELIIL is encoded by the coding sequence ATGATAAAATTAGAAAAATTGCGTAAAGAGATGATCAATCTTAATATTGACGGGTTACTAATTACAAATGAGTTTAACCGTCGATATATGACAGACTTTACTGGGACTGCTGGTGTTGCAATTGTATCAAAAGACGATGCAGTATTCATAACAGATTTTCGCTATACAGAACAAGCAAAAAAACAAGTTAAAGACTTCCGTATAATACAACATGAAGGTGTTTTAGCGAAAGAAGTTGCAAAGCAAACTGAACAATTGCGTATAAAAACAATTGGTTTTGAAAAAGATACAATGACATACGGTATGTTTGAAACTTATAAAAGTTTATTAAAAGCAGATTTAATACCGGTTTCTGGGGTAATTGAAAAAATTCGCTTGATTAAGACTGAACAAGAGATTAATATTATTAAGGTTGCATGTGAAATTGCCGATCATGCATTTACACACATTCTTGGCTTTATTAAGCCAGGTTTAACTGAACTTGAAGTATCGAATGAACTAGAATTTTTCATGCGTAAACAAGGGGCTACGGCGTCTTCTTTTGACACAATCGTTGCTAGTGGTGTGCGATCTGCATTACCGCATGGAGTGGCAACAGATAAGGTGATAGAAAAAGGCGATTTAGTAACTCTTGATTTTGGTGCACTCTATAATGGATACGTTTCAGATATTACACGCACAATTGCAGTAGGGGAACCTTCAGATCAATTAAAAGAAATGTACGATATTGTTTTGCAATCACAATTATTAGCGGTGGAACAAGTTGGTCCCGGTATGACTGGAATTCAGGCTGATTCAATCGCTCGTGATTATTTAACTTCAAAAGGATACGGTGAAGCATTTGGACACTCAACTGGTCATGGCATTGGCCTTGAAGTGCATGAGGGACCAGCTTTATCTTTCCGTTCTGATACATTGTTACAGCCTAATATGGTTGTAACAGTTGAGCCTGGTATTTATTTACCTGGAATTGGTGGCGTACGTATTGAAGACGATATTGTAATTACAGAAACAGGAAATGAAAAATTAACTCATTCGAAAAAAGAACTAATTATTTTATAA
- a CDS encoding TSUP family transporter — MEIDIVKIIVLIFFGFVGAFINAIVGGGGLITLPALLSVGLPPSAAIATNKLAASMGNFTSSLTFLKAGKIDLKLIGPILPLVFIFSMIGAWTVHLMPPQMLKPLVIIMLIVVLIYTSLKKDWGQLENRKEFTWRRGILFFSGIVLLGFYDGFFGPGTGSFIIFIFLIMGFDFLKAAGNAKLLNFISNLAALIMFLILGEVNYTYGFIMGLSMIAGAFIGTRFALKKGATFVRVLFIVMTIILIIKNIYDYFSE; from the coding sequence ATGGAAATTGATATTGTAAAAATTATTGTATTAATCTTTTTTGGATTTGTAGGCGCTTTTATCAATGCGATTGTTGGAGGTGGTGGCCTTATTACGCTTCCAGCCCTTCTTTCTGTGGGTCTTCCCCCTTCAGCTGCTATTGCAACGAATAAACTTGCAGCTTCAATGGGAAATTTCACAAGCTCTTTAACTTTTTTAAAAGCAGGAAAAATTGATTTAAAATTAATTGGACCAATCTTGCCACTTGTATTTATCTTTTCTATGATTGGTGCTTGGACTGTACATCTTATGCCACCTCAAATGTTAAAGCCTCTAGTTATTATCATGTTAATTGTCGTGTTAATTTACACTTCATTAAAGAAAGATTGGGGTCAACTTGAAAATCGAAAAGAATTCACTTGGAGAAGAGGTATTCTATTTTTCTCCGGAATCGTTTTACTTGGTTTTTATGATGGGTTTTTCGGGCCCGGGACTGGTTCTTTTATTATCTTTATCTTTTTAATTATGGGCTTTGATTTTTTAAAAGCAGCTGGGAATGCCAAGTTATTGAACTTTATAAGTAATTTAGCTGCCTTGATTATGTTTTTAATATTAGGGGAAGTTAATTATACATATGGTTTTATTATGGGGTTATCTATGATTGCAGGTGCATTTATTGGAACAAGATTCGCCTTAAAGAAAGGCGCTACCTTTGTACGTGTTCTTTTTATAGTAATGACGATTATTTTAATTATCAAAAATATTTATGATTACTTTTCTGAATAA
- the accB gene encoding acetyl-CoA carboxylase biotin carboxyl carrier protein — protein sequence MFKVQELREIIKLVDASSIDEFVYEHDGAKIKLKKNIEVVTEVVAAPKAQVAPVVQQPAPVAAPTPAPVVEVTAAPKEEENKTAQTNVDESLHKITSPMVGTFYQSPSPDAAPYVKVGDSVGDESIVCIVEAMKLFNEIEAEVKGQIVEVLVKDGQLVEYGQPLFLVKPE from the coding sequence TTGTTTAAAGTACAAGAATTACGTGAAATTATTAAATTAGTAGATGCATCATCAATTGATGAGTTTGTTTATGAACATGACGGTGCAAAAATTAAGTTAAAGAAAAATATTGAAGTTGTTACAGAAGTTGTGGCAGCTCCGAAGGCTCAAGTAGCTCCTGTTGTACAACAACCAGCTCCAGTTGCAGCGCCAACACCAGCTCCAGTTGTTGAAGTAACAGCAGCGCCAAAAGAAGAAGAGAATAAAACAGCTCAAACAAATGTTGACGAGTCTTTACATAAAATTACGTCTCCTATGGTGGGGACATTCTATCAATCTCCATCACCAGACGCAGCTCCTTACGTAAAAGTGGGAGATTCAGTAGGGGATGAATCAATCGTTTGTATCGTAGAAGCAATGAAGTTATTTAATGAAATTGAAGCAGAAGTTAAAGGTCAAATCGTTGAAGTGCTAGTAAAAGATGGCCAATTAGTTGAATACGGTCAACCATTATTCCTAGTAAAACCTGAGTAA
- a CDS encoding RNA polymerase sigma factor, whose amino-acid sequence MDSHLLLEIYKKQAKMIYFYLKKNGCSHEDAEDIVQESYTKFIAYSSGVPSDKALSYIFTISMNEFKKLLRKRGKEQSISIDDDHFWNNFANDQDTELSILTIEMNHEIALVLDLIQEIFKQLLLLKYELELSYKEIALLLGMKEETVRTYLFRARKEFQKKWRELHE is encoded by the coding sequence ATGGATTCGCATCTTTTGTTGGAGATATATAAGAAACAAGCAAAGATGATTTATTTTTATTTAAAAAAGAACGGCTGTAGTCATGAAGATGCAGAAGATATTGTTCAAGAAAGCTATACGAAATTCATTGCTTATAGCAGTGGTGTTCCTTCCGATAAAGCACTTTCCTATATTTTTACGATTTCCATGAATGAATTTAAAAAACTGTTAAGGAAACGGGGCAAGGAACAATCCATTTCAATCGACGATGATCATTTTTGGAACAATTTTGCTAATGACCAGGATACGGAACTGAGTATATTAACGATCGAAATGAATCATGAAATCGCACTTGTTTTAGACCTTATTCAAGAAATTTTTAAGCAGCTTTTACTATTAAAATATGAACTGGAACTTAGTTATAAAGAGATTGCTTTGTTACTGGGCATGAAGGAAGAAACGGTCAGGACTTATTTATTTCGGGCAAGAAAAGAATTTCAAAAGAAGTGGAGGGAGCTACATGAATGA
- a CDS encoding SpoIIIAC/SpoIIIAD family protein produces the protein MELQDVLRVAGVGLIIALLHVFFEQTGKKEFSFFIFFIAYLYMTAELIRFLRLFFDEILTFFQWLTLN, from the coding sequence ATGGAGTTACAAGACGTTTTGCGAGTAGCAGGGGTAGGGCTAATTATCGCATTACTTCATGTTTTCTTTGAACAAACCGGCAAAAAGGAATTTTCATTCTTTATATTTTTCATTGCATATCTCTATATGACAGCTGAACTTATACGATTCTTGCGGCTATTCTTCGATGAAATCCTAACATTCTTTCAATGGCTAACATTGAATTAG
- a CDS encoding DUF1385 domain-containing protein: MSSQTPVYGGQALLEGVMFGGKDHTVAAIRRNDNSIDYFYAKKEKKPIYQKLKKIPFVRGNIALLESAGLGSRHLQFASDRYEVTPGEEEENEQELSKLQMILGVAVVGILSFLFGKFVFTLVPVFLAELFSPWVSGKTGQILLETGFKLILLLVYLYFISLTPIIKRVFQYHGAEHKVINCHEAGLELTVENVQKQSRLHYRCGSSFILFTVIIGMFVYFFFPTDPLWLRVVIRILLIPVVLGISFEVLQATNAVRDIPVLKYLGYPGLWLQLLTTKEPQDDMVEVSIASFKKLHEIEKDPMVINDINHD; this comes from the coding sequence TTGAGCAGTCAAACACCTGTGTATGGAGGACAAGCACTTTTAGAAGGTGTCATGTTTGGAGGAAAAGACCATACCGTAGCAGCTATTCGTAGAAATGACAATTCGATAGATTATTTTTATGCAAAAAAAGAAAAAAAACCAATTTATCAAAAGCTAAAAAAGATTCCTTTTGTCCGTGGGAATATTGCTTTACTTGAATCAGCAGGTCTTGGATCGCGTCATTTACAGTTTGCAAGTGACCGTTATGAGGTAACCCCAGGAGAAGAAGAAGAGAACGAACAAGAACTTTCAAAACTACAAATGATTCTAGGTGTCGCTGTCGTCGGTATCCTATCATTTCTATTTGGTAAGTTTGTCTTTACATTAGTACCTGTATTTTTGGCAGAATTATTTTCTCCCTGGGTTTCTGGAAAAACTGGACAAATCTTATTAGAAACTGGTTTTAAGTTAATATTATTGTTAGTATACCTATATTTTATATCTTTAACGCCAATTATTAAACGCGTTTTCCAATACCATGGTGCTGAACATAAAGTTATTAACTGCCATGAGGCTGGTTTGGAATTAACAGTAGAGAATGTTCAAAAACAATCCCGTTTACATTATCGTTGTGGATCTAGTTTCATTTTGTTTACGGTTATTATTGGGATGTTTGTATATTTCTTCTTCCCAACCGATCCACTTTGGTTACGTGTTGTCATTCGAATCTTACTTATACCTGTAGTGTTAGGAATTTCATTCGAAGTTTTACAAGCAACAAATGCTGTACGTGACATTCCTGTATTAAAATACTTAGGTTATCCAGGACTATGGTTACAACTGTTAACAACAAAAGAGCCACAGGATGATATGGTAGAAGTATCAATTGCATCATTTAAAAAGTTACATGAAATTGAAAAAGATCCAATGGTAATTAATGACATTAACCATGACTAA
- a CDS encoding DoxX family protein: MLNKWWKNNSIAATIITLVRVYLGYSFLTAGWGKITSGQFDASGFIGNAIKNPVVGPDGAPVFNMYTKFLENVALPNIELFNVLVPWGEFLVGVGLMLGCLTTAAAFFAMVMNFSFLLAGAISHNPTDIIMSILIIAAGMNAGKVGLDRYVIPFIKKYKQNRNEKLHVSH; this comes from the coding sequence ATGTTAAATAAATGGTGGAAAAATAATTCAATTGCTGCAACGATTATTACATTAGTTAGAGTATATTTAGGTTATAGCTTCCTTACAGCTGGATGGGGAAAAATTACGAGTGGTCAATTTGATGCAAGTGGCTTTATCGGTAATGCAATAAAAAATCCTGTTGTAGGACCAGATGGTGCACCGGTATTTAATATGTATACAAAGTTCTTAGAAAATGTTGCCTTACCAAATATAGAGTTATTTAATGTTTTGGTTCCGTGGGGTGAGTTTTTAGTTGGAGTAGGATTAATGTTAGGCTGTTTAACAACAGCAGCTGCATTTTTTGCGATGGTAATGAATTTTTCATTTTTACTAGCCGGAGCAATTTCTCACAATCCAACTGATATTATTATGTCAATACTAATCATCGCTGCAGGTATGAATGCTGGTAAAGTTGGTTTAGATCGATATGTTATTCCATTTATTAAAAAGTACAAACAAAATCGAAATGAAAAACTGCATGTAAGTCATTAA